From the genome of Labrus mixtus chromosome 17, fLabMix1.1, whole genome shotgun sequence:
TGCTTTATTTATGATATCAAAGCGAGCCACTAAGAGGCCACTTTGCTGAGTAAATCTGAAGCCATTGCAGTttcagtttgcttttgtttttgaaattaAGTctcacatttgcattttaattctACTGTTCAAGCAAAGTAAATCCTCTCTCCACTAAAGTGAAAGCTTgtctaaatgtttctttctttaagtGTTGCTGCTGGAGCCAAGTTGCACAGAATAAAGTCTCTAACCATCTGCATGTTTAAAGTAACATGCAGAGCACAATTGACTGAAATCATGAATAAACCATTTTTAGGATTCACAGCTCTGGCTGCCTCTGCCCTTGAAAGTATCTACGTTCAGTGAAAACATCGAGGTCACCAGCCAGCACTGGTTATCTGACTCTCGTCTGGAGTCTCAGGTAGAGGGCAGATTTCACTGTGAGAAATGCAGAGCGTCTCCTGCAGTTACACCATATCTCTGAAGCATACGCACCACCCAGGGGCGGTCTGACAAGCACGGGCCAACTTTGACTTTGGCAGGATTTCGCTGGCTTAGCTTGGCCgatgtgttgttattttatcttttcTGTAGATTAAAAAATTTAACACTGCGTGACTGTGACACATCAGTGCCGACTTTTATCACAAAAAGTACACATCAAAGACAGGAAGGCCCCCCCCAAAGCATTTTGTATTAGTTAAAGAAAACTCAGCAGAACTGTCATCACGAGGTACGACACAGCAATGGCCTGAACACAAATGCCCCTCGGCAACAAGCCTTTgatgtgagagaaagagaaaactttTCAAATAGATGtcagtttctgtctgttttggaAAAAGGTGAACTCATCAACCGTCTGAGTAGTGAGAACAGAAAGATGTTGCAGCTTGTCTTTGACAATGACAAATCAAAGTCATGAAGCAGCTACACACTCTAacctctctttttccttttgtaCTGTACGGTAAGTAGCTTCCTGCCAACACAGCAAACTCAACCCAactaaaaagtctaaaaattaCTCGGGCATAAAGCCAGCTGTCAACAAAAGATATCATTGGGACTGAATCAGGCCGATAACACTTCAAGGAGAACTATAAAGTGAAACAGCATCATGCTATATATCCAAAGGAGGATTAGACATTAAAAGTGTTCCTCTTAATTGGAGGTTTGTTGGGACAAATCGGAGGACATTCAGAAGAACATGTCTCTTGCTGTTAATGCACTTGGCTCAGTAGGTCAAACATCACAGCAGATGTATCCCTAAACACTCAATGACAGCTGGTGTCCAACATCCATCctgtctgacctgacctttggAGTTTCAGTTGTCAAAAGTTTCTGTTGTTACATCCAATAAAAACGAGAGGGCAAAGTCCTTACCGAGTCTGACAAGTAAATCAGTTTTAAGGGGCGAGAAGTGGTTGGAAAATATTTCATCATCCTGACTTATGCTCTACATCTGACAGGCATCTGTGAGTACACATGGATGTGAATGCTTAATCTATTTCTCTgcaggagtctttttttttttacacatggaAAAGTGCACTTTCGCACAAATCAGCACTTTACCAATTACAGAACACTACAGTCTAAAATGTACAACCATAAGAAACATTAAGTTGGGGTACAAACCAGTGAAGGGACGGTCAAATACTTCATCAGACAGCAAtggtttaaagaaaaacttttcaagGTATATTTATTACAAGAGCAGCTCAACCTAAAGCAAACAGTTGAATGAGTTCAGAGAAATTAACTAAAATTAACTACCAGAGTGCAGATTATAATCATAAGCACCACCTATTTAACACGATGAAATCTGTTAAAGTTTTAAGGAAGAGCTACattatatttgaaaaacattctATGGACCTTCTTGTGGCTCCAGAGAGAGCAGAGCGATGACATAAAAACTGCCTCAGGTGATGTCACATGAGTCGGCACCAGTTTGAGCAGGggacaacactttttttttcagaatctgtaaatgtgtctttagCGAGAGGCAAGCTTTCCAGTCCTCTAAAGCCTGCTGCTCATCTCTGCTAGAAGCTAGCAGCTGGAGGCTACATTAGCCTCTGAAAGCACAACACTGTCTGATCTCTGTCCAAACTAGAGGTGTTGCAGTATGGTTAATGTAGGCGACGCATAAAAAATACATCTGGGATTATTCTATTTAAAGAATATGGAAATGTTGAGAAtggtgtctttaaatgtacaacaaaaataaccaaataaCATCATTAGTAGACACGAATgacaaaagcagcagagagagaggaaaatgaaacacacacatacagagcctttgtgtgtacatgtggtGTCATTAGCTTGATAGATGTAGAATTaatttgtcttcatgtgtgagtgcgtgagtgtgagtgtgtgagtgcaagCACATATGTCAGTCTGCAGGAACCCAGTAATGACAGACTAGCAATGACAGGCACAAAAGCCCCTCAGGCGGGGAAGGAAAGGAGCAGCTGGTGCGGTGGAAGTTGAAGTATAAACACTAGGAACTGCATTTAAATAGTCAGACAGAGTCACTTTACAGGAAGCTGCTGATAGTTTGTTCCAAAGGGGACTTGATGAATTAGCAAACAGACCTCAAAATCAACTCGCACAAAGTAGCAGGCGGTGAGTAAGACCGCAGTGACGCGGTGTTTCTTATTCATTTAAAGGCTTCAGGCTTTGAATAAACTATATATAAATCAGTGTGACAATGGACTGTGTGGCGAAAAAGTGCATCGCAGTAATCAACTTTGAGGAAAACAATTGCCTTAATAAAGTTTTCTAGGTCAGCAAAAGAGGAAATGTCTTTATTGTGTAGTGAGAGCTATCCAAGGTGAAAAATGTTTTCGGTATCGACATGACTGTCAGAGGAGTTTGGATCAAAGAGGTTTGAAACAGCCCTCCTGTTTGGTAAATGTGCAGCTACTGACAATTAAAGGAATGAACGGAAAAGCTTGTTGTGGAGCTTAAATTAAAACTACTTCAGTTTGACTGTAATGAATGAAAGGATATTGCCTCgcagttgtttttcatgtttaaagtAATGGATTCAGGCTCTTGGAAAGTGCCATCATCACCATATTCAGCAACACAGATGTGCTGCTATATCacaaaatattagaaaaacaGTCATTGAAAGTGTTTGGTACAATTCAGTGCTTAAGCATTAAAGGGGTTTTATTGCAAACAAGGACCGTATACATAAATCTTTGGCTTGATTACCAATATTACTCAATCTGTTACAAGACTCTGTAAGTAGAAACCTGCTGTGAAAAAAATGCACCTCCGCAAAACACATTAGTCACAACTAAATCGCTTTATTATTTAGCATGAAGGAAAAAGTTTAGACAAACAGGGGGTTAAAAAGTCTCTGTTTATGAATTAAATAATTCACACAGGATTAgaagaggaggcgaggaggccGAGCGAGGGGAAGGATGAATGTGATACTCTCATGCAAACTTGCAATATACAAACAGCTACCTGGGACGTGTCTGCAGGGGAAATGAAAACACTTGTGTTATGCATTGAAATATGTAatgatgtgtgtgcatttctagCATCCCTCATAAAGAAAGGTTTACAATGAGACATCTGAAGGGGGCGACACATTTTATTGTCGGGCTATTTCAATGACTGATACTCCCCTGAGACCTGGGAGCACTAAAAATACCAACAAGGCTGATGGAAATGCTGTAGCTAATGCATAACGTATAAGGTTTTGTCAAATGTTATATAGGTCCTTTTtgtaacacaacattttttctacattttgatttaaaaaaaaccctgagaaTTAAAGGATCAGCTCACACAATTTAGCTGAAggcatcttaaaaaaaatcagcatctTGTTTAAAAGGAAATCCATTAACATGATTAAACATGCTGTCATTCCACATTTTACTGCTTGCTCAGACTTCTTTACATCGAAGTTTTCCTTTTaagttgatttcatttttttttaaaaaaggaaaagaaggcATCTGATGCATAAAGCTTTCCGGCCACATGCATCGCATTCAGTAGAAACCATTAATTCAGTGTCTGTTCCACAAAAATGCAAGTGCTGAAGCGCAGAAAGAACTGAAAGGTAATGTAACAATGCTCTGAGGCAAGGTCATAAAACTGTCCGAGTGTTGGAACGTCTCAGGGGAGCCTTACAATCTATATTCACCCACTGAACATTGCGAGGAGTAACTAAATTGAATCAAAATGTGACGAACTGTTAATGTGGGGTTAAAGAGATGTGGATCAGTCCAATTATGACGTCTAATAGCCTCTACAGTCCTTTCTGAAACTACAAGTGTGTAAAGATTTGGAAAAGATAATTGAGAGATAAAGAAGTTCCAAAAATATTTACGCTGGAAGTTAAAATTTAGTAGTAAATCACACTTTCTGttgaaaaactgaaatgaaacaaactttttttttgacttctGTAAATGTTGTGATAGTAATTGACACCAAATGTTTTAGGACATCCTCCAGCATCTAAACATGTAGAGATGAATGTACGTATTTTACATGTGAGGAGATAGTGAGATGAAGATCAGACTGCTGAGCACCGACAGTTAAAGAGTAACAAAGGAGTTTGTACATTACCTGTATCTCTCTCGCATGGTATATGATAATCAGCCCCAGGAGAATGATTGTAGAAAGGCTTATCAGGCATTTTAGAGCTAATGAATACAGGGACTCCTGGAAAAGAGCAACAACACTAAAGCCCAGCAACACACAACAGCAtggcaaaaaaacacattctcacaAAAAAGAAGCAATTGAAACACATGTAGCAAAATCAAGACAGAATATTTGTGAGTTATATTTAAGCTAACAAACTGTCATGTACTATCTTGTTGTTTTAGTGGTTCCCCTTCATGGCTGGACAGCAGTGGGCCTTTTGGCCTGCATGTGACAATGTGACTACATGGGACACCTTGTAGGGTGCCACAACTTCTTCTTTGcttatacactttttttttttttttttttagcagaagtTTTGTCTATTTCAAGTGATTTCTTGCTACTAAAGCAACTCCTGGCAGCATGGGTTTAAAGAAGATACGCACCTTTCCATAGGCTCCCCACGAGAGTTCAGTCTCTATAACCATAACAACGATCCCAAACATCCCAAAGATTAAAGCATAGTCGCTGAGCCGTTTCCTCTTCTCAAACAAGGCCCTCCTGTGCCCGAGCTTTTCCCCAATGTTCTGGTTCTTCTTTTTCCCCGATTTGCCGCCGCTGTGGCCGCAGCCTCCCCCTACGTCCCCCGATGCGTAAGGCATCAGGGTGGTTGAATTGTTCTCCGGCTTTGATACTAAAGTGTCCGACGCATCCGCGGCGGAGATTGGCTGCAAAGGCTGGGACTCAGAATCAAACTCGTGTATATTTCTGCGGGACGAGCTCAAGTTGCTCAGCGGCCGCATTACGCCGCCGTTGTATCTGCAGCTGCTCATGGCTATTTCATTGTAGGAGTTACTGTCTTTGTGGCTGCTGCCCAGGCTGCCCCGCTGCCGACCGCGGCACTGCTGCtgatggtgaggatgatgatgattccTGGATGAACTACCATGACTAGAGGGTGTGAACTCACAGACGCTGTACTGGCAGCCTTGCCTCGAAGACGTTTCCGAAGGTGTCCTTAAAGTTCCCACAGTGGTCGGCGACGTCCCACGAAAGACGAGGCTTTTCCTCGCCTCACAGGTGCAGTTATTGCAGGTGCAGCAGTGctcgtgctgctgctgctgctgctgctgctgcttgccGAGCCGATCCTCGCGCCCGCAGTAGTGCTGGTACTTACagtgctggagctgctgctgctgctgctgctctgggaAGAAATCGTTGTGCAGCTGCAATGGGCTTTCCATGTCAGTGCTGCTGTTTAAAGCAGCAGTCGGGTACCACAGAGCCCCCGACAAAGGGCGTTGTGGTACTTACGGGAGGACGGAGCCGCGGCATGAATAGACCCATTTCGGCTCCGGTAGAATGTGAGCGGAGCCTCCGATTGGGCAGAGGGGACCAAAACAACTGGCTCGACGTCATGAAAAGGTTGCAACTAGGGGGCTTTGAAGTCCAGCCTTAATTCATTGGGATCAACAAGAAACTAAGCATaattatcacttttttttttcaagtgttcGAATTCCCATTGCACTTTTACCTTTACAAAGACTTTAACTGAGCTTATTTATGAAACTGCAGCCAGAAAAGAGAGTTTAAAAAGTATGAATAAAACCCATAGAAAATAAGTTATTTCTCCTTTTAACTCTTGTTAAATGTCACTTTATCGACACACCCCTGCACTGTGAGATACACTCCTTCTCACTGATCTAATTTACACAGAACACCCCACCTGCCAGATCCTATTCATAAATTTTTGACTGATTCCCCATTTATTGACTTCATAGGAAACACACGTAGCTCGCTGTCACCGCCGATTTACAAGCCGCCGCTGCTGCTTCCATTCAGCTCACCGGCGGCTGACCACGTGAATGCGCGAGGCCTGTAGCACCTATATGTCCGTAGGCTCGTGTCTGCAGCCACAGATTGATGTGACCGCTGGTAGCTGCGTTATTAATGGAGTAGAAGACTTATATCACCCTGAGGAATTACTGGCCGAGATTGAGCAGCAGTGAAGGCATAAAGCATAGGCTGAAACCCAATCATCCACACGTCCTGGCGTCGAAGCTGCAACAAATTTAGTCTTAGGGCTGTTGGGCTACATCGAAGTTATGCTTTTGTATTTGTGGGGGGATTTAAGTCAGGGATGCACACTTGATTTCTTTGCTTCTGTTGCTTGGAGTCACGAAGTTGTCTCTGTTTCCCTCTCCTTCACCTGAACATCTTTTGCAATACAAAACAAGGACTCCAAGCAAAGTCAGAATATATGACTTCtaagttaaaaaaatgcatgacATGCTGCATGAACGCtcagtttttctatttttataatGAATCATGGAGACGGAGCTGTCCGCGGTGCTTAAAGTCACTCCATCATGTGCTAACTTTCAGCACAGCGGATAGCTCCACTCGCTCATTGATCACTACcaaccctttaataaaacaatCCTTCTGCACAGGATCGCAATGCGCACTtgctcctgattggctgaagcTGACCATGTGACACCTCCCACCTTTCAGAAGGCggaagctttttatttttttcttcctgtgagtgtgtctgtgtgtggaatCTAGTGAATGAAGACAGTCTGCATGAACTCAGTCTTTATATCGGGAACAGGGTGGGTTACAATGTGCAAACATTGTTTTATCTCTGTTGGACACAGTGAGAGGAAAGAACGCTGGATTGTAGTGGCGatccttttatttcattttggttATTTATAAGTTTGTATTTCACATACTTTTttgtatctctctatctatctatctctctctatatctctaaCTTATTAACTAAAACACTAAGTTCTCATTTCTAACTCATTAAGTGCTCTCATTGGAGTAGGTTATATCCAGTGGAAGTTTCCTATCAGTGAGGTCTCGGACTCGGACCCTGTCCACGTCTCTTTAAAGGGGGCATTGAAGGTCCTCTTATCCTATCATTTATGACGATGGAAgtatgaaacaaaaaagaaagggagaaaataCATTATAGAATATAAACAACACCTATACACATCCCAATATTTGTAAAGCAGTAAGgtaaatattacattaaaaGGAAACACATCACATAAAAATCAATA
Proteins encoded in this window:
- the kcnn2 gene encoding small conductance calcium-activated potassium channel protein 2 isoform X2, which produces MESPLQLHNDFFPEQQQQQQLQHCKYQHYCGREDRLGKQQQQQQQQHEHCCTCNNCTCEARKSLVFRGTSPTTVGTLRTPSETSSRQGCQYSVCEFTPSSHGSSSRNHHHPHHQQQCRGRQRGSLGSSHKDSNSYNEIAMSSCRYNGGVMRPLSNLSSSRRNIHEFDSESQPLQPISAADASDTLVSKPENNSTTLMPYASGDVGGGCGHSGGKSGKKKNQNIGEKLGHRRALFEKRKRLSDYALIFGMFGIVVMVIETELSWGAYGKSLYSLALKCLISLSTIILLGLIIIYHAREIQLFMVDNAADDWRIAMTYERIFFICLEILVCAIHPIPGNYTFTWTARLAYSYVPSKTDADVDIILSIPMFLRLYLIARVMLLHSKLFTDASSRSIGALNKINFNTRFVMKTLMTICPGTVLLVFTISLWIIAAWTVRACERYHDNQDITSNFLGAMWLISITFLTIGYGDMVPNTYCGKGVCLLTGIMGAGCTALVVAVVAKKLELTKAEKHVHNFMMDTQLTKRVKNTAANVLRETWLIYKNTKLVRKMDHARVRKHQRKFLQAIHQLRTSCMT
- the kcnn2 gene encoding small conductance calcium-activated potassium channel protein 2 isoform X1, with the protein product MESPLQLHNDFFPEQQQQQQLQHCKYQHYCGREDRLGKQQQQQQQQHEHCCTCNNCTCEARKSLVFRGTSPTTVGTLRTPSETSSRQGCQYSVCEFTPSSHGSSSRNHHHPHHQQQCRGRQRGSLGSSHKDSNSYNEIAMSSCRYNGGVMRPLSNLSSSRRNIHEFDSESQPLQPISAADASDTLVSKPENNSTTLMPYASGDVGGGCGHSGGKSGKKKNQNIGEKLGHRRALFEKRKRLSDYALIFGMFGIVVMVIETELSWGAYGKESLYSLALKCLISLSTIILLGLIIIYHAREIQLFMVDNAADDWRIAMTYERIFFICLEILVCAIHPIPGNYTFTWTARLAYSYVPSKTDADVDIILSIPMFLRLYLIARVMLLHSKLFTDASSRSIGALNKINFNTRFVMKTLMTICPGTVLLVFTISLWIIAAWTVRACERYHDNQDITSNFLGAMWLISITFLTIGYGDMVPNTYCGKGVCLLTGIMGAGCTALVVAVVAKKLELTKAEKHVHNFMMDTQLTKRVKNTAANVLRETWLIYKNTKLVRKMDHARVRKHQRKFLQAIHQLRTSCMT
- the kcnn2 gene encoding small conductance calcium-activated potassium channel protein 2 isoform X3 gives rise to the protein MESPLQLHNDFFPEQQQQQQLQHCKYQHYCGREDRLGKQQQQQQQQHEHCCTCNNCTCEARKSLVFRGTSPTTVGTLRTPSETSSRQGCQYSVCEFTPSSHGSSSRNHHHPHHQQQCRGRQRGSLGSSHKDSNSYNEIAMSSCRYNGGVMRPLSNLSSSRRNIHEFDSESQPLQPISAADASDTLVSKPENNSTTLMPYASGDVGGGCGHSGGKSGKKKNQNIGEKLGHRRALFEKRKRLSDYALIFGMFGIVVMVIETELSWGAYGKESLYSLALKCLISLSTIILLGLIIIYHAREIQLFMVDNAADDWRIAMTYERIFFICLEILVCAIHPIPGNYTFTWTARLAYSYVPSKTDADVDIILSIPMFLRLYLIARVMLLHSKLFTDASSRSIGALNKINFNTRFVMKTLMTICPGTVLLVFTISLWIIAAWTVRACERYHDNQDITSNFLGAMWLISITFLTIGYGDMVPNTYCGKGVCLLTGIMGAGCTALVVAVVAKKLELTKAEKHVHNFMMDTQLTKRVKNTAANVLRETWLIYKNTKLVRKMDHARVRKHQRKFLQAIHQARK